Within the Flavobacterium sp. N502536 genome, the region TAAGGATTTATATGAAAAATCAATAAGCGGCGAAGATATGGATTTTGCAGATCTGGCCGAAGAAGTAATGGGAAATATTAATGACGACGACAATGGAATATCATAATCCGGTTTTGCTTCATCCTACAGTTGATGGTTTAAATATTAAACCTGACGGCATTTATGTGGATGTTACGTTTGGAGGCGGGGGGCATTCAAAAGAAATTTTGAGACGATTAGGACCAAACGGAAAATTATTTGCTTTTGATCAGGATGAAGATGCACTTGCGAATGCATTACCAGATGAACGGTTTACCTTAATTAATGAGAATTTCAGATTCATAAAAAGATTTCTGCGTTTTCATGGTGTTAAAGGAGTAGATGGAATTTTGGCCGATTTGGGGGTTTCATCCCATCAGTTTGATGTTCCGGAAAGAGGTTTCTCGACAAGATTTGATGCTGAACTGGACATGCGGATGAGTCAGAAAAATGATTTAAATGCTTACCGGGTGGTTAACGAATATGAAGAACAGGATTTACGTCGTGTTTTTTTTGATTATGGGGAGTTGAAAAATGCTCCGGTTTTGGCAAGAACAATTGTGGAAGCCAGACAAGGTTATCCAATCAAAACGACAGATGAATTGAAAGAAGTTCTGGCAAAATATTTACCGGAAAGAGTTCGTAACAAAATATTGGCTCAAATTTATCAGGCGATCCGAATTGAGGTAAATCAGGAAATGGATGTTTTGAAAGAGTTTATCGAGCAGTCGTTAGAAATTTTAAATCCAGGTGGAAGATTTTCGGTAATCTCTTACCATTCTTTAGAAGACAGACTGGTAAAAAGATTTATCAAAAACGGAATGTTTGAAGGAGAGCCGGAAAGAGATTTTTACGGAAACTTTTCAGTACCGTTTAAAACAATCGGAAAGCTAATTGTACCGGACGATGCTGAGATCAAAATCAACAACAGAGCAAGAAGTGCAAAATTAAGGATTGCTGAGAAGATATAGTTTGTGAGATGTTGGTTGTGAAATGTGAGCTGTGAAATGTGAAATGTGAGTTTGAAACAACAACCCTAAACGATTAAACAGTTAAACGGTTAAACAATCAAACAAACTAGTATAATATATATAGGTAGAAAAAATGAAAAGTGGTGTATTTGATATATTAAAAGCAAGATTTCTGATCAATGATGATGCAGTAAAAAACTGGCGTTTCATTGTTTTCATTATTCTGCTTGCAATTCTGATGATTGCCAATACACAGCGTTACGAACAGAAGGTTTTTGAAATTGCAAAACTGAACAACGAAGTAAAAGAATTGCGATCTGAATTTGTAGACCGTCGTTCAGAATTGATGAAGTTAAAAATGGAATCCACGATATCGGATAAAATGCTTGAAAAGCAAATTTTTCCATCAACGGTTCCTCCAATTAAAATAGAAGTAAAAAAAGAAGAAGAAAAAAGTTTCTTTAAAAGAATATGGCAGTAGAAGATAAACATATATCCTACAGAATTTACCTCGTAGCAGTTTTCATCTTTGTGATGGCAATTGCTATTGTTGTTAAGTTGACCAATATTCAATGGGTAGAAGGAGATTATTACAGAAAACTGGCGAAACAGCGTACCGTTAGAAATTTTGTAATTCCGGCAAACAAAGGAAACATCTATTCGGCTGACGGAAGCTTGCTGGCGACATCAATCCCTAATTATGAAATTCGATTTGATGCTAAAGCTCCAAAAACGGAGACTTTTGAGAAATATGTAAAAGCATTATCCGATTCGTTAGCAACTGTTTTAGATCGCCCGGGTGGATATTATGAGCAGGAATTAAGAAAAGCAAGGGCAAATAAAAACCGTTATTATTTGATTGCCCGTAATTTGAGTTATACCGAATACGTGAAAATAAAAGGCTTCCCTTTATTTAGTTTAGGAGCTTTTAAAGGAGGAATTATTGTTGAACAGGAAACGGTAAGAAAACATCCGATCGGGAAAATTGCGGAAAGAACCATTGGTTACGACCGTATTGATCCGGCAACCGGAGTCGAAGTAGGTAAAGGGATTGAATGGGCTTTTAAAAGTTATCTGAACGGTAAAGACGGTAAGATTTTAAAGCAAAAAATAGCCAAAGGACAGTGGAAACCAATTCGTGATGTCAATGAAGTTGATCCTCAGGATGGTTTTGATGTAGTGTCGACCATTGATGTTTTTATTCAGGATATCGCACACCATGCCTTATTGAAACAGTTGGAAGAATACGAGGCCGATCATGGTTGTGTAGTGGTGATGGAGACTGAAACGGGTCATGTAAAAGCGATTTCCAATTTGGGAAGATCAGAAGACGGATCGTATTATGAAACCACAAATTACGCTATAGCCGAGTCGCATGAACCGGGATCGACTTTTAAACTGGTCGATTTAATGGCGATTTTGGAAGATAAAGTAGCCGATACAAGTACGGTTTATGACAGTCATGGAGGAGAAATGAGGTATTACGGACGCGCTGTTCGTGATTCGCACAGAGGAGGTTACGGAAAAATTTCGCTGGCACGTGGATTTGAAGTTTCTTCCAATACCGTAATGGTTCAGGCAGTGTATGAAAACTATAAAAGCAATCCGTCAAAATTTGTAGATCATATTAACTCGTACGGATTAAATAAAACATTAGGCTTGCATTTTAAAGGAGAGGGAAGACCTTATATACCACAACCCGGAGACAAACATTGGTCGGGAGTTTCACTTCCGTGGATGGCTTTTGGTTACGGAGTTTCGGTAACACCTATGCAAACACTGGCGCTTTACAATGCAGTTGCCAACAATGGGGTGATGGTTAAGCCGCAGTTTGTTTCTGAAATAAAAGAGTGGAACAAAACCATCAAGAAATTTGATGTAGAAGTAATCAATCCGAAAGTATGCTCGCAGGAAACCATTAACAAAGTAAGAGCGGTATTGCTTAATGTGGTTAAAAAAGGAACCGGTTCTAAATTGTATTCGAAAGATTTTTCGATGGCAGGAAAAACCGGAACAGCACAGGTGAATTATGGAGGGAAAGAAGGAAAGTCGGCGTTGTATTATGCATCCTCTTTTGTGGGATATTTTCCGGCCGAACATCCTAAATACTCTTGTATTGTAGTCGTGCATAAGCCTAATACATCAAAAAATAATTATTACGGAGCAGACGTTTCAGGGCCGGTTTTCAAAAGAATCGCTCAAAAAATATTTACAGACGCACCTTCAACAAATAAAATAAAAAGACTGGATTCAAGGATTCCAAAACAAGACAACAGTTATAACAAGTATACCGCAGAAGCCAATAAAAAATTAAATCAGGTTCCGGATTTAAAAGGAATGCCGGGAATGGATGCTGTTGCATTGTTAGAAAACCTAGATTTAAAAGTAAGGGTTATTGGAGTAGGAAAGGTGAAAAAACAGTCTATTCAACCGGGACAAAACATTAGTAAAAACGCAATTATAGTTTTAGAATTATCGTGAAAATACTGAAAGACATATTATATAAAGTAGCGATTGAATCTGTAACAGGTTCAACAGAAATCGATATACACAAAATTGATTTTGACTCGAGAAAAATTGAAGCAAATGATGTTTTTGTGGCTATTCGCGGATCACTTTCAGATGGTCACGATTATATTGAAAAAGGGATTCAGTTGGGTGCTATTGCAGTTATTTGCGATACGCTGCCTGAAAACATCGAAAAAGGAATTACCTATATTAAAGTAAAAGATACCAATGCGGCTTTGGCTTTTATGGCGGCTAATTTCTTCGGAAATCCATCCGAAAAATTAAAATTGGTTGGAGTTACCGGTACAAACGGAAAAACAACCATTGCATCATTATTGTTTCAGTTGTTTCAAAAAGCAGGTTTTAAAGTGGGGTTATTGTCAACCGTGAAAATCATGGTAGATAATACCGAATTTCCTGCAACACATACCACACCGGATTCTATTACAATCAATCATTATCTGAATGAAATGATAGAAGCGGGTGTAACACATTGTTTCATGGAAGTAAGTTCGCATGGAATTCACCAAAAACGAACTGAAGCCTTACATTTTGTGGGTGGGATATTCACGAATTTGTCGCACGATCATTTGGATTACCATCCCACTTTTGCCGAATACAGAGATGTGAAAAAATCTTTTTTTGATTCGTTGCCAAAAACAGCTTTTGTCTTATCAAACATCGATGATAAAAACGGAAGTGTGATGTTACAAAATACAGTGGCTCGAAAATTTACCTATGCTTTAAAATCATATGCCGACTTTAAAGCGCAGATTCTGGAAAGCCAATTGTCGGGTTTATTGTTGAAAGTAAACGATAATGAAGTTTGGGTAAAACTAATCGGAACTTTTAATGCTTACAACGTTCTGGCAATTTATGGTACAGCTGTAGAATTAGGAATGGATAGTCTTGAAGCGTTGCGCTTACTGTCTGATTTAGAAAGTGTTTCGGGACGTTTTCAGTATATTGTTTCAGAAGGAAACATCACAGCGATTGTTGATTATGCCCACACGCCGGATGCTTTAGACAATGTTTTAAAAACAATTAACGACATCCGTACCAAAAACGAACAGCTGATTACAGTTGTAGGTTGTGGCGGAAACAGAGATAAAACGAAACGACCAATTATGGCAAAAATTGCTACAGATCTTAGTGATAAGGCAATTTTAACCTCAGACAATCCAAGAAACGAAGATCCTGAAGTGATTTTAGACGAGATGGAAAAGGGGGTTGAGGCTCATAATTATAAAAAGATATTGAGAATTTCCGATCGAAAACAGGCTATTAAAACGGCTTGTCAATTGGCACAGCCCAATGATATTATCTTAATTGCCGGTAAAGGTCATGAAACTTATCAGGAGATAAATGGAGTACGTCATCATTTTGATGATATGGAAACGGTAAAAGAAATTTTAGAACAACTAGGGAAATAACAAAAGGGAAATTCCAACAATGGAAATTCCAAATTCCAAAATCCAAAAACCAATTTAACATTGGAATTTGGGATTTAAAAAATTGGAATTTTAAAAAAAATAGAGAAATATGCTATACTATTTATTTGAATATTTAGACAAAACATTAGATGTGCCGGGAACGGGAGTTTTTCAGTACATCACTTTCAGATCGGCTTTAGCATTGATGCTTTCATTGCTTTTGTCAACGATTTACGGAAAAAGAATTATAAACTTTTTACGTAATCAGCAAGTTGGTGAAACGGTTAGAGAGTTAGGTCTTGCAGGTCAGAATGAAAAAGCAGGAACTCCGACAATGGGGGGACTGATTATCATTTTTGCGACGCTGGTACCGGTTTTGTTGTTTGCTCGTTTGCATAATATTTATATTGTATTGCTTATTGTTACCACACTTTGGATGGGAACAATTGGTTTTGTAGACGATTACATCAAAATATTCAAAAAAGACAAACAAGGACTGAAAGGAATTTTTAAAGTAATCGGACAGGTTGGTTTAGGGATCATAGTAGGATCTGTGCTTTATTTTAATCCTGCTGTAACCGTTAGAACAGATACGGGAAGAACAGATATTTTTAAAGCATCAGGTACTAATACGACGGTAGTTTTGCCGGCGCCTATGGAAGAAAAGTCAACTGCTACGACAATTCCTTTTGTAAAAAATAACGAATTCGACTATGCCGAAATCTTAGCCTGGACAGGTGAAGGGTATGAAAAATGGGCCTGGTTAATTTTTATACCGGTTGTGATTTTTATTATCACAGCAGTTTCAAACGGTGCCAACTTAACAGACGGTATTGACGGACTCGCCGCAGGAACTTCGGCAGTCTCGGTCCTGGCACTCGGAATATTCACATTTCTTTCCGGTAATATCATTTTTTCAAATTATCTGAATATCATGTATATCCCGAACTCAGGAGAGATGACGGTTTTTATCTCCGCATTTGTAGGGGCACTAATTGGTTTTCTTTGGTACAACTCTTATCCGGCTTCGGTTTTTATGGGAGATACGGGAAGTTTAACTATCGGAGGAATTATTGCAGTGTTGGCAATTGCAGTTCGTAAAGAACTATTGATTCCGTTATTATGTGGAATCTTTTTGGTAGAAAATTTCTCTGTGGTTTTGCAGGTGAGTTATTTCAAATTTACCAAAAAGCGTTTCGGTGAAGGCCGCAGAATTTTCCTCATGTCGCCATTGCATCATCACTATCAGAAGAAGGGATATCATGAGAGTAAAATCGTAACCCGATTTTGGATTGTTGCCATCATGTTAGCCATATTATCAATCGTTACTTTAAAATTAAGATAGATGAGATTGGTAGTTTTAGGTGGAGGAGAAAGCGGTGTAGGTACTGCTATTCTCGGAAAGAAAAAAGGATACGAGGTTTTTGTATCGGATTTTGGAAAGATAAAAGAAAGTTATAAGGAAGTTCTTATCATTAATAAAATTGCCTGGGAAGAGGAACAGCATACAGAAGACCTGATTTTAAATGCCGATGTGGTGATGAAAAGTCCGGGGATTCCAGAGAAATCTCCCATCGTAAAAAAACTGGTAGCAGCCGGAGTAAAAGTGATTTCGGAAATCGAATTTGCAAAACCTTTCACAGAAGCGCTGACGATCGGGATTACAGGTAGTAACGGTAAAACTACTACAACGATGCTGACCCATTATTTACTGAAGTCGGCGGGTTTGAATGTAGGTCTGGGTGGAAATATTGGAAAAAGTTTTGCCTGGCAGGTTGCCGAGAATAAATACGATGCCTATGTACTTGAGCTGAGTAGTTTTCAGCTGGACGGAATTATTGATTACAGACCCGATATAGCCATCATAACCAATATTAGTCCGGATCATTTAGACCGATACGAATATAAATATGAGAACTATATCAATTCGAAGTTTCGAATAACAATGAATCAAACCGAGAGTGATTATTTGATTTATGATGCAGATGATGAGGCGATTGCAGGATGGTTGAAGAACAACAAAACAAAAGCAAAATTAATTCCTTTTTCATTGACTGAAAAATTAAATGAAGGGGCTTCTATAAATAACAACAAAATGGAAATAAAGATCAACCAAGAAGAGTTTACAATGGAAACAGAACACATTGCGTTAGAAGGAAAACATAACATGAAAAACGCAATGGCAGCAAGCTCTGTAGCGAAGTTGATGCAAATTAGAAATGCAACAATTCGCGAAAGTTTATCGAATTTTCAAGGTGTTGAGCACCGTTTAGAGAAGGTACTTAAAATTCAGAATGTACAATACATCAACGATTCAAAAGCGACCAATGTTAATGCTACTTTCTTTGCTTTAGACAGTATGAATGTGCCAACAGTATGGATTGTTGGTGGAGTGGATAAAGGAAACGATTACAACGAATTGATGTCATTAGTTCGCGAAAAAGTAAAAGCGATCATCTGCCTTGGAATTGATAATCATAAAATTATCAATGCTTTCGGAAATGTGGTTGATATCATGGTTGAAGTAAATAATATGAACGATGCTGTAAAAACAGCACAGCGTTTAACAGAAAAAGGAGATGCCGTTTTATTGTCACCGGCCTGCGCAAGTTTCGATTTATTCGAAAGCTACGAGGATAGAGGAAGACAGTTTAAGCAAGCGGTTCATAACTTGTAGAAAATTAGTTTAAAGTTTCAGGTTTCAAGTTCGGGGCCTGAAACTTGAAACATGAAACCTGAAACAAAAGAAACCTGAAACAAAAGATTATGAAAGAGCTGGTGAACAAACTAAAAGGAGACAGGGTAATATGGTCATTCGTGGCTTTATTGGCGTTGTTTTCGTTTATGCCTGTTTTTAGTGCGAGTAGTAATCTGGCCTATATTGGGCATGGTACCGGAAACACTTTGGGGTATTTGGTAAAACACCTGGCTCACGTGTGTATTGGTTTTCTGATTATTTATTGGGTACATCGCGTGCCGTATCATTATTTCAGAGCGATTTCAAAAATTGCCTTGCCGATTGTTTGGTTTTTATTGCTTTATACCTTGTTAAAGGGTACTGTTATTGCGGGGGCAAACGCGAGTCGTTGGATTCAGGTTCCTTTTATCGGAATTACGTTTCAGACATCTACTTTGGCAGCTAGTATATTGTTCATTTTTGTGGCGCGATACCTGTCTAAAACCAAAGATGAGAATGAACCGTTTCAGGCCTCGTTAATACAGCTTTGGCTGCCGGTTTTTATTACACTGGCACTTATTTTACCGGCGAACTTTTCGACTACTGCGTTGATCTTTTCCATGGTAATTATGTTGACATTTATTGGGAAGTATCCCTTAAAATATATTGGGTTTATCATTGGTTCCGGAATTGCAATGTTTGCGTTTTTCCTTTTGGTGGCGAAAGCGTTCCCGGAGTCCAGATTCTTTAGCAGGGTTAGTACCTGGGGGAGTCGTATAGAAAACTTTACTACTGATAAACCGGATGAAGATGATTATCAGATAGAAAAAGCAAAAATTGCAATTGCATCTGGAAAACTGGGAGGTTTAGGTCCAGGGAAAAGTGTTCAGAAGAACTTTTTACCACAGTCTTCTTCCGATTTTATTTATGCGATTATTGTAGAAGAATACGGTTTGGTGGGTGGAGTGTCCATTTTGGTTTTGTATTTATTACTGTTGTTCCGATTTGTGATCGCCTCGCATAAAGCCAACACCTTATTTGGAAAACTCGTCGTCGTCGGACTCGGGTTCCCCATGATCTTTCAGGCGATGATTAATATGGCAGTTGCGGTAGAGCTGTTGCCGGTAACAGGGCAGACCCTCCCGTTGATCAGTAGTGGAGGTAGTTCGATTTGGATGACCTGTTTCTCTCTTGGGATCATCATCAGTGTGACGAAGAAAGAAGAAGAAATCGCCGAAGAGCAGGAAGAAAAAGAAAGACGAAAAGAAGCACTTCAACGATTAATTGACAAAGAATTATCAGAAGAAGATTTGCCGGCAGATGAGAAGATATACGAAGAAGAAGGGATGTATTCGATTGAGGACAATTCCAGAAATCCGATGAATGCCGTTCTAAATAAGTAAGTATAGAGCTGAAATAATAGAAGCAAGATAATAGAAGAAAGAGAATAGAGAAATAGGTTGATAAGTTATAGAGGGAACTCACAATTCATAATTCACAACTCATAACTAAAAAAAATATGGCAAAATATAAATTCATATTAAGTGGTGGTGGTACAGGAGGGCATATCTATCCTGCAATTGCTATTGCAAATGAATTAAAGTTACAATTCCCTGATGCTGAGTTTCTTTTTGTAGGTGCCAAAGATAAAATGGAAATGCAGAAGGTGCCTCAGGCGGGTTATGAAATTAAAGGGCTGTGGATTGCAGGTTTGCAAAGAAAGCTGACCTTACAAAATTTGATGTTTCCGTTAAAACTGGCAACAAGTTTGCTAGAGTCAAGACGAATTATAAAACAGTTTAAGCCCAATGTGGTCATTGGTACCGGAGGTTTTGCCAGCGGACCTTTATTACAGGCGGCAGGATCGGCTGGAATTCCAACAGTGGTTCAGGAGCAGAATTCGTTTCCGGGAATTACAAATAAATTGCTGAGCAAAAAAGCAAATGCAATTTGTGTAGCCTATGGAAATCTGGAACGTTTTTTCCCAAAAGAAAAAATTGTTCTGACTGGGAATCCGGTTCGTCAGGATTTGATCGACATCGAGAGCAAACGTGCGGAAGCAATTGCTTTTTATGGTTTAGATCCG harbors:
- the mraY gene encoding phospho-N-acetylmuramoyl-pentapeptide-transferase, which gives rise to MLYYLFEYLDKTLDVPGTGVFQYITFRSALALMLSLLLSTIYGKRIINFLRNQQVGETVRELGLAGQNEKAGTPTMGGLIIIFATLVPVLLFARLHNIYIVLLIVTTLWMGTIGFVDDYIKIFKKDKQGLKGIFKVIGQVGLGIIVGSVLYFNPAVTVRTDTGRTDIFKASGTNTTVVLPAPMEEKSTATTIPFVKNNEFDYAEILAWTGEGYEKWAWLIFIPVVIFIITAVSNGANLTDGIDGLAAGTSAVSVLALGIFTFLSGNIIFSNYLNIMYIPNSGEMTVFISAFVGALIGFLWYNSYPASVFMGDTGSLTIGGIIAVLAIAVRKELLIPLLCGIFLVENFSVVLQVSYFKFTKKRFGEGRRIFLMSPLHHHYQKKGYHESKIVTRFWIVAIMLAILSIVTLKLR
- a CDS encoding UDP-N-acetylmuramoyl-L-alanyl-D-glutamate--2,6-diaminopimelate ligase, whose product is MKILKDILYKVAIESVTGSTEIDIHKIDFDSRKIEANDVFVAIRGSLSDGHDYIEKGIQLGAIAVICDTLPENIEKGITYIKVKDTNAALAFMAANFFGNPSEKLKLVGVTGTNGKTTIASLLFQLFQKAGFKVGLLSTVKIMVDNTEFPATHTTPDSITINHYLNEMIEAGVTHCFMEVSSHGIHQKRTEALHFVGGIFTNLSHDHLDYHPTFAEYRDVKKSFFDSLPKTAFVLSNIDDKNGSVMLQNTVARKFTYALKSYADFKAQILESQLSGLLLKVNDNEVWVKLIGTFNAYNVLAIYGTAVELGMDSLEALRLLSDLESVSGRFQYIVSEGNITAIVDYAHTPDALDNVLKTINDIRTKNEQLITVVGCGGNRDKTKRPIMAKIATDLSDKAILTSDNPRNEDPEVILDEMEKGVEAHNYKKILRISDRKQAIKTACQLAQPNDIILIAGKGHETYQEINGVRHHFDDMETVKEILEQLGK
- the rsmH gene encoding 16S rRNA (cytosine(1402)-N(4))-methyltransferase RsmH, producing the protein MTTTMEYHNPVLLHPTVDGLNIKPDGIYVDVTFGGGGHSKEILRRLGPNGKLFAFDQDEDALANALPDERFTLINENFRFIKRFLRFHGVKGVDGILADLGVSSHQFDVPERGFSTRFDAELDMRMSQKNDLNAYRVVNEYEEQDLRRVFFDYGELKNAPVLARTIVEARQGYPIKTTDELKEVLAKYLPERVRNKILAQIYQAIRIEVNQEMDVLKEFIEQSLEILNPGGRFSVISYHSLEDRLVKRFIKNGMFEGEPERDFYGNFSVPFKTIGKLIVPDDAEIKINNRARSAKLRIAEKI
- the murD gene encoding UDP-N-acetylmuramoyl-L-alanine--D-glutamate ligase, producing the protein MRLVVLGGGESGVGTAILGKKKGYEVFVSDFGKIKESYKEVLIINKIAWEEEQHTEDLILNADVVMKSPGIPEKSPIVKKLVAAGVKVISEIEFAKPFTEALTIGITGSNGKTTTTMLTHYLLKSAGLNVGLGGNIGKSFAWQVAENKYDAYVLELSSFQLDGIIDYRPDIAIITNISPDHLDRYEYKYENYINSKFRITMNQTESDYLIYDADDEAIAGWLKNNKTKAKLIPFSLTEKLNEGASINNNKMEIKINQEEFTMETEHIALEGKHNMKNAMAASSVAKLMQIRNATIRESLSNFQGVEHRLEKVLKIQNVQYINDSKATNVNATFFALDSMNVPTVWIVGGVDKGNDYNELMSLVREKVKAIICLGIDNHKIINAFGNVVDIMVEVNNMNDAVKTAQRLTEKGDAVLLSPACASFDLFESYEDRGRQFKQAVHNL
- the murG gene encoding undecaprenyldiphospho-muramoylpentapeptide beta-N-acetylglucosaminyltransferase, whose product is MAKYKFILSGGGTGGHIYPAIAIANELKLQFPDAEFLFVGAKDKMEMQKVPQAGYEIKGLWIAGLQRKLTLQNLMFPLKLATSLLESRRIIKQFKPNVVIGTGGFASGPLLQAAGSAGIPTVVQEQNSFPGITNKLLSKKANAICVAYGNLERFFPKEKIVLTGNPVRQDLIDIESKRAEAIAFYGLDPNKKTLLVLGGSLGARRINQLIEKELQKFLSQDVQVIWQCGKLYFEEYKKYNQQNVKVVDFIERMDFVYAAADVIISRAGASSVSELCIVGKPVIFIPSPNVAEDHQTKNAQAIVEAKGAILLKESELDNEFSIVFEALLKDEGKQKQLSANIKKLAKPRATQDIVAEIVKLIQR
- a CDS encoding FtsL-like putative cell division protein translates to MKSGVFDILKARFLINDDAVKNWRFIVFIILLAILMIANTQRYEQKVFEIAKLNNEVKELRSEFVDRRSELMKLKMESTISDKMLEKQIFPSTVPPIKIEVKKEEEKSFFKRIWQ
- a CDS encoding FtsW/RodA/SpoVE family cell cycle protein translates to MKELVNKLKGDRVIWSFVALLALFSFMPVFSASSNLAYIGHGTGNTLGYLVKHLAHVCIGFLIIYWVHRVPYHYFRAISKIALPIVWFLLLYTLLKGTVIAGANASRWIQVPFIGITFQTSTLAASILFIFVARYLSKTKDENEPFQASLIQLWLPVFITLALILPANFSTTALIFSMVIMLTFIGKYPLKYIGFIIGSGIAMFAFFLLVAKAFPESRFFSRVSTWGSRIENFTTDKPDEDDYQIEKAKIAIASGKLGGLGPGKSVQKNFLPQSSSDFIYAIIVEEYGLVGGVSILVLYLLLLFRFVIASHKANTLFGKLVVVGLGFPMIFQAMINMAVAVELLPVTGQTLPLISSGGSSIWMTCFSLGIIISVTKKEEEIAEEQEEKERRKEALQRLIDKELSEEDLPADEKIYEEEGMYSIEDNSRNPMNAVLNK
- a CDS encoding penicillin-binding protein, whose translation is MAVEDKHISYRIYLVAVFIFVMAIAIVVKLTNIQWVEGDYYRKLAKQRTVRNFVIPANKGNIYSADGSLLATSIPNYEIRFDAKAPKTETFEKYVKALSDSLATVLDRPGGYYEQELRKARANKNRYYLIARNLSYTEYVKIKGFPLFSLGAFKGGIIVEQETVRKHPIGKIAERTIGYDRIDPATGVEVGKGIEWAFKSYLNGKDGKILKQKIAKGQWKPIRDVNEVDPQDGFDVVSTIDVFIQDIAHHALLKQLEEYEADHGCVVVMETETGHVKAISNLGRSEDGSYYETTNYAIAESHEPGSTFKLVDLMAILEDKVADTSTVYDSHGGEMRYYGRAVRDSHRGGYGKISLARGFEVSSNTVMVQAVYENYKSNPSKFVDHINSYGLNKTLGLHFKGEGRPYIPQPGDKHWSGVSLPWMAFGYGVSVTPMQTLALYNAVANNGVMVKPQFVSEIKEWNKTIKKFDVEVINPKVCSQETINKVRAVLLNVVKKGTGSKLYSKDFSMAGKTGTAQVNYGGKEGKSALYYASSFVGYFPAEHPKYSCIVVVHKPNTSKNNYYGADVSGPVFKRIAQKIFTDAPSTNKIKRLDSRIPKQDNSYNKYTAEANKKLNQVPDLKGMPGMDAVALLENLDLKVRVIGVGKVKKQSIQPGQNISKNAIIVLELS